TTATTGGAAAAAGTCGAAAAATTTTAATAAATCTGTTTCATTTTGATAGCGTTTTCATTAGAATAGAGGTGAGAGAAGTATGCCTCACCAACCACTTTGGGGAAAGTGGATCAATTCATAAAATGGGAGGTCTTGCGATGCAAACATTGACAGAGAAGCCGTGGTTTCAGCATTATCCAGAGGAGATTCCGACATCCATTGACTATGAGGAACAAACGCTTCAGTACTACCTGAAGCGGGCAGCCGAGCGTTACCCGGACAAAAAAGCCCTGCATTTCATGGGGAAGGAAATGACCTACAGTGAAGTCTACACAGAGGCTATGAAGCTTGCCAATCAGCTCAGAGGACTCGGTGTGGAACAGGGAGACCGTGTGGCAATCATGCTCGCGAACACGCCGCAGGCCGTTATTTCTTATTATGGGGTCCTTTTTTCCGGTGCGATCGTTGTTCAGACGAACCCACTTTACGTTGAACGGGAAATTGAGCATCAGATGAACGACTCGGGAGCGAAGGTCATTATCTGCCTCGATCTCGTATATCCGAGGGTATCGAAGGTTCAGGATAAGACGAGCCTTGAGCATGTGATTGTGACAGGTATCAAAGATTATCTGCCATTCCCGAAGAATCTGATTTACCCGTTTATCCAAAAGAAGAATACAGGTATCAAGGTTGATTTAACGTATAACGATCATTTGCATTCCTTTACGGATTTTATTGAAAAAGGATCCGATGCTGATATTCCGCTCAAAATTGACCCGAAGAATGATCTTGCTTTGTTGCAGTACACCGGTGGTACGACAGGACCGGCGAAAGGTGTTATGCTGACGCATTACAACCTCACGGTCAACACCCAGCAGTGTGAATCGTGGATGTACAAGCTCGAACCGGGTAAAGAAGTGATTATGGCGGCATTGCCGTTCTTCCACGTCTATGGCATGACGACGGTTATGAACCTGAGCATCCGACTCGGGTATAAAATGATCATCATGCCGAAATTTGATCCGAAAGGGATTTTAAAGGCCATTGAGAAGCACAGGGCCACCCTGTATCCGGGAGCACCGACGATGTATATCGGCCTCTTGAATCATCCGGATATCAGCAAACATGATCTTTCATCCATCAAAGCGTGCATCAGCGGTTCCGCTCCTTTGCCTGTTGAGGTGCAGTCGCAGTTTGAAGATATTACGAAAGGGAAGCTCGTTGAAGGCTATGGTCTAACGGAGACGTCTCCTGTTGCGATTGCCAACCTGATTTGGGGCAAGCGAAAACCAGGATCCATTGGGCTTCCGTGGCCGGATACCGAGATTATGATCCTTTCAGCAGAAACCGGAGAAGCCGCAGGCCCGAACGAAGTGGGGGAAATCTGCATCCGCGGTCCACAGGTGATGAAAGGCTACTGGCATCTGCCGGAAGCGACCCAGGCCTCATTCAGGGATGATTGGTTCCTCTCGGGTGATATGGGGTACATGGATGAAGAAGGGTACTTCTATATCGTTGACCGGAAAAAAGACATGATTATTGCCGGAGGCTTTAATATTTATCCGCGTGAAGTGGAAGAAGTGCTTTATGAGCATGATGCTGTCCAGGAAGTATGTGTCATCGGCGTTCCGGATCCGTACCGGGGTGAGACGGTCAAAGCATTCGTCGTCCTGAAGGATGGTTCCAAGGTTACGGAAGATGACCTGGATGAATTTGCCCGAAAACAGCTCGCGTCGTTTAAAGTGCCGAGATTATATGAGTTCCGGGATGAACTTCCAAAGACGATGGTCGGTAAGATTTTGAGACGTGTCCTTGTCGATGAAGAAAAAGCAAAACAAAAACAGGAAAATGACAAATAGATCATATTTATCAGGACTCCCTCTGAAAAAAAGTCTTTCAGAGGGAATCTTTTTGTCATTAACTATTCACATTTGTAATCGGTTTCATATAGAATAGACAGTGAGAGAGAAATGCTTAGAAAGGAAAGGGAGGATTTGAGGAGAGGATGTAAAGATGACAAAGACAGTTTCCAGACCGTGGCTCGAGCACTATCCGGAGGAGATACCGGCATCGATTGATTATGAGAAGCGCCCCTTGCAGGATTATCTCAGACAGGGTGCCAAAGAAGAACCGGACAAGGTGCTGCTGCATTTCATGGGCAAGGAAATGACGTTCAAGGAAGTTTACACTGAAGCATTATCCTTTGCAAATGCTCTGAGTAACCTCGGGATTCAAAAAGGGGACCGTGTTGCCATTATGCTTGCCAACACACCGCAGTCGGTCATCAGCTACTATGGTGCGCTGTTCGCAGGCGCTGTCGTTGTGCAGACGAATCCGCTGTATGTGGAACGGGAACTTGAGCATCAGATGGTGGATTCAGGAGCGAAAATCATGATCTGTATGGACCTGGTGTACCACCGCGTAATGAATGTGATTGACAAAACGAATCTTGAACATGTGATTGTCACAGGGATTAAAGACTATTTGCCATTCCCAAAGAATCTCGTCTATCCGTTTATACAGAAAAAGAACTATGGCTTTAAGCCGGATGTGAAATACGGAAAAACGGTTCATTCGTTTACGAAACTTTTGAAGCAGCACGACTCAAAAGAAATCGCTGTAGAGATTGACCCGGAAGAGGATCTAGCTCTTCTGCAGTATACCGGGGGGACGACAGGGGTGGCAAAAGGTGTTAAACTGACACACATGAACCTTGTCTCAAACACGACGCAGTGCATCCGCTGGATGTATAAAATCGACCATGGAAATGAAGTGTTGCTCTGTGCGTTGCCTTTTTTCCACGTCTACGGTATGACGGTCGGTATGAATTTCTCGGTGATGGACCGAAGCAAAATGGTCATCTTGCCAAAATTCGATACAAAGCAGACCCTCGAAGCCATTGAAAAACAAAAAGCATCTATTTTTCCGGGTGCACCAACGATGTATATCGGGCTGATTAATGATCCCGATGTGGGAAAGTATGACTTAAGCTCCATAGAAATCTGCATCAGCGGGTCAGCACCACTGCCTTTGGAAGTCCAACAACGGTTCGAAAAACTGACCGGCGGGAAATTGTCGGAAGGGTTCGGACTCACGGAATCCTCCCCGGTGACACATTTCAATCTGATGTGGGGCAAACGACCGTCCGGAAGTATCGGATTGCCGTGGCCGGATACGGACGTCGCCATTTTGTCGGCTGAGACCGGAGAACCTGCAGAAGC
This genomic window from [Bacillus] selenitireducens MLS10 contains:
- a CDS encoding long-chain-fatty-acid--CoA ligase, which translates into the protein MQTLTEKPWFQHYPEEIPTSIDYEEQTLQYYLKRAAERYPDKKALHFMGKEMTYSEVYTEAMKLANQLRGLGVEQGDRVAIMLANTPQAVISYYGVLFSGAIVVQTNPLYVEREIEHQMNDSGAKVIICLDLVYPRVSKVQDKTSLEHVIVTGIKDYLPFPKNLIYPFIQKKNTGIKVDLTYNDHLHSFTDFIEKGSDADIPLKIDPKNDLALLQYTGGTTGPAKGVMLTHYNLTVNTQQCESWMYKLEPGKEVIMAALPFFHVYGMTTVMNLSIRLGYKMIIMPKFDPKGILKAIEKHRATLYPGAPTMYIGLLNHPDISKHDLSSIKACISGSAPLPVEVQSQFEDITKGKLVEGYGLTETSPVAIANLIWGKRKPGSIGLPWPDTEIMILSAETGEAAGPNEVGEICIRGPQVMKGYWHLPEATQASFRDDWFLSGDMGYMDEEGYFYIVDRKKDMIIAGGFNIYPREVEEVLYEHDAVQEVCVIGVPDPYRGETVKAFVVLKDGSKVTEDDLDEFARKQLASFKVPRLYEFRDELPKTMVGKILRRVLVDEEKAKQKQENDK
- a CDS encoding AMP-binding protein, whose protein sequence is MTKTVSRPWLEHYPEEIPASIDYEKRPLQDYLRQGAKEEPDKVLLHFMGKEMTFKEVYTEALSFANALSNLGIQKGDRVAIMLANTPQSVISYYGALFAGAVVVQTNPLYVERELEHQMVDSGAKIMICMDLVYHRVMNVIDKTNLEHVIVTGIKDYLPFPKNLVYPFIQKKNYGFKPDVKYGKTVHSFTKLLKQHDSKEIAVEIDPEEDLALLQYTGGTTGVAKGVKLTHMNLVSNTTQCIRWMYKIDHGNEVLLCALPFFHVYGMTVGMNFSVMDRSKMVILPKFDTKQTLEAIEKQKASIFPGAPTMYIGLINDPDVGKYDLSSIEICISGSAPLPLEVQQRFEKLTGGKLSEGFGLTESSPVTHFNLMWGKRPSGSIGLPWPDTDVAILSAETGEPAEAGEVGELMIKGPQVMKGYWNRPEETNATFHEGWLLTGDMGYMDEEGFFYIVDRKKDMIIAGGFNIYPREIEEVLFEHPAVQEAVAVGVPDPYRGETVKVFIVKREGHDVSEKDLNAFCRERLSAYKVPKLYEFREELPKTMVGKVLRRALLEEEKEKAKQNA